A genome region from Candidatus Binataceae bacterium includes the following:
- a CDS encoding SIMPL domain-containing protein — protein MSRRGMVLLMGLILCYASITSGQTGTVASSQIGTVASGTIAPGARTITVDGHGESKAKPDLMTVAFTVESKAPTGEECPQLQSKKINELISRPAIMP, from the coding sequence ATGAGTCGTCGGGGAATGGTCCTGCTCATGGGCCTGATTTTGTGTTACGCATCAATCACGTCTGGCCAGACCGGAACGGTCGCTTCCAGCCAGATCGGAACGGTCGCGTCCGGAACGATCGCGCCCGGAGCGCGGACCATCACGGTGGACGGACACGGCGAATCGAAGGCCAAGCCCGACCTCATGACGGTCGCGTTTACGGTCGAGAGCAAGGCGCCAACCGGCGAGGAATGCCCCCAGCTCCAGAGCAAGAAGATCAATGAGTTAATATCGAGACCAGCAATTATGCCCTGA